A stretch of DNA from Sphingopyxis sp. MWB1:
TTTTCACCAGACGCTTGCGACGCTCATTCTTGTTCACTGAACTCAGTTTCGCCATGACTTAAGTTCTCTTTCCTTGTGCTTGCACGGCCTGATCCCCAACGGGAATCAAGCGGCTGCCTTTTCTTCGGCTTCGATCGGGAAGGGGAAGCCGAACAGCTTGAGCAGTTCGCGTGCTTCTTCGTCCGTCCGTGCCGTGGTGGTCACGATCACATCCATGCCGCGAACGGTGTCGACGCGGTCATAGCTGATTTCGGGGAAGATGATCTGTTCCTTCAGGCCCATGGCGTAATTGCCGCGACCATCAAAGCTTTTCGCCGACACACCGCGAAAGTCACGAATGCGAGGCATGGCAATGGTGATCAGGCGATCGAGAAATTCGTACATGCGTTCACGGCGCAGCGTGACCTTGCAGCCGATCGGCATGCCTTCACGCAGCTTGAACTGCGCGATCGACTTCTTCGCGCGCGTCACAACGGGCTTCTGACCAGCGATCAGTTCCATTTCGGCCGCTGCGGTTTCGACCTTCTTCTTGTCCTGCGTCGCTTCGCCCACGCCCATGTTGAGCGTGATCTTTTCGATCCTCGGAACTTCCATCGCATTTTTATAACCGAATTTCTCGGTCATCGCCTTGATGATCTTGTCGTCATAAAGCGACTTCATGCGCGGGGTATATTTATCAGCCACTGATCGTCTCCCCGGACTTCACGGCGACACGCACCTTCTTGCCGTCCTTGGTTTCAAAGCGCACGCGGGTCGGCTTGCCATCCTTGGGATCGGCAATAGCAACCTTGCTCACGTGCAGCGGCGCTTCCTTGCGCTCCAGACCGCCCTGCGGGTTGGTCTGGGTCGGCTTGTTGTGCCGCGTGATGATGTTGACGCCCGCGACGACAACCTTACCTTCCTTCGGAAGGTTCTGCGTCACTTCGCCGGTCTTGCCCTTGTCCTTGCCGGACAGGATGACAACCGTGTCGCCCTTTTTGATCTTGCTCGCCATGATCAGAGCACCTCCGGCGCCAGGCTGATGATCTTCATATAGCCCTTGCCGCGCAGTTCGCGGACGACGGGGCCGAAGATACGCGTGCCGATCGGCTCTTCATTCTTGTTGACGAGCACCGCAGCGTTGCTGTCGAAACGGATCACCGAGCCATCGGCGCGGCGCACGTCCTTGGCGGTGCGAACGATGACGGCGCGATGCACGTCACCTTTCTTCACCTTGCCGCGCGGCTGCGCTTCCTTGATCGAGACGACGATGACGTCGCCGACGCCGGCGACGCGACGCTTCGACCCGCCCAGCACCTTGATGCACTGAACGCGCTTCGCGCCGCTGTTGTCGGCGACTTCCAATTGTGACTGCATCTGAATCATCGATGCATTTCCTTCTTCCTTGGCCTACCGGGATGCCCCGGCGGTTCCGTGAAAAACCCGACGAAACCCTTGATTAGGCTTCGGCCGCCTTTGCCTTGGACGAGGTTTCGACCTTGTCGAGAACCTTCCAGGTCTTGAGCTTCGAAATCGGCCGCGTTTCCTCGATGCGGACGGTTTCACCAGCCTTGACGGCGTTATCTTCGTCATGGGCGTGATATTTTTTCGAACGGCGGATGATCTTGCCGTAGAGCGGGTGCTTCACCTTGCGCTCCACTTTCACCACGACCGTCTTGTCGCCCTTATCGGACACCACCGTGCCGGTCAAAATGCGCTTCGGCATGATAGTCTCCTTACTTCGCGGCCGAGCGCACGCGCTCGGTCTGCTGCGTCTTGATGCGAGCGATCGCACGCCGCACTTCCTTGACGCGCGACGCCTTTTCAAGCTGGCCGGTCGCGGCCTGGAAGCGAAGGTTGAACGCCTCGCGCTTGAGTTCGCCAAGCTGCTCGGCGAGCTGATCGTCCGTCTTGGTCTTGAAATCTTCGGTCTTGGACATGGCCCTTAACCCTCCAGGTGCGAGGTGTCGCCCAGGCGGGCCACAACCTTCGTCTTGATCGGCAATTTCATCGCCGCGCGTTCGAACGCCAGCGCTGCCACCGCACCGGGGACGCCGTCGAGTTCGAACAAAATGCGGCCAGGCTTGACGCGGGCGGCCCAATATTCGGGCGAGCCCTTGCCTTTACCCATGCGGACTTCGGCGGGCTTCGACGACACGGGGACGTCGGGGAATACGCGGATCCACAAACGACCCTGACGTTTGATAGCACGCGTGATCGCACGGCGAGCCGCCTCGATCTGGCGCGCGGTAATGCGTTCCGGTTCCATCGCCTTCAGCCCATAGGAGCCAAAGTTCAGGTCCGTGCCGCCCTTGGCATTGCCATGAATGCGGCCCTTGAAGGCCTTGCGGAATTTGGTTTTCTTCGGTTGCAGCATGTCAGCAGTCCTTAGCGGCGGTCATCGCGCGCCGGGCGAACGCCCGACGTTTGCGCGTCGAGCATCAACCTGTCGGTCGCCATCGGGTCGTGACCGAGAATCTCGCCCTTGAAGATCCAGACCTTCATCCCGCACACGCCATAGGCGGTGTGGGCTTCGGCCTCGGCATAATCGACATTGGCGCGCAGCGTGTGCAGCGGAACGCGGCCTTCACGATACCATTCGGTACGCGCGATTTCCGCGCCGCCCAGACGACCCGCGCAGTTGATCCGGATGCCTTCGGCGCCCAGACGCATCGCCGACTGCACCGCGCGCTTCATTGCACGGCGGAAGGCGACACGGCGTTCGAGCTGGTCGGCAATGCCCTGTGCGACGAGCTTCGCGTCGACTTCGGGCTTGCGGATCTCGACGATGTTCAGCGACACGTCACTGCCCGTCATCGCACCGAGCTTTTTACGCAGCTTTTCGATGTCGGCACCCTTCTTGCCAATGATGACGCCCGGGCGGGCGGCATAAATCGACACGCGGCACAGCTTTGCGGGACGCTCGATCACCACCTTCGAGATCGCGGCCTGCGGCAACGTCTTGAAGATGAACTTGCGGATCTTGAGATCCTCGACGAGCATGCGGCCATAGTCCTGCCCTTCGGCGAACCAACGGCTGTCCCAGGTGCGGTTGACCTGCAGGCGCAGGCCGATCGGATTGCTCTTCTGGCCCATATTACGCCTCTTCTTCCTGTTCGCGCACAACGATGCGAATGCGGCTGAACGGTTTGACGATCCGGGTCGACTTGCCGCGACCACGCGCATGCCAGCGCTTCATCGAGATCGACTTGCCCACGCTCGCTTCCTTGACGACCAGCGCGTCAACGTCGAGGTTATGGTTGTTTTCCGCATTGGCAACGGCGCTCGCAAGCACCTTGCGAACGTCAACGGCCATCGCCTTTTTCGAGAAGGCGAGGACATTCATCGCATCCTCGACCTTGCGGCCACGGATCAGCGCGGCGACGAGGTTCAGCTTCTGCGCCGACCCGCGAATCTGCGTGCCGACCGACAGCGCCTCATTATCCGCAACGCGGCGGGGGGATTTTGCCTTGCCCATTAGCGTTTGCCCTTCTTGTCGGCCGCGTGACCGGGGAAGAAGCGCGTCGGCGCAAATTCACCCAGCTTCATGCCGACCATGTCTTCATTGACCGACACCGGCACGAACTTGCGGCCGTTGTAGACGTTGAAGGTCAGCCCGACGAACTGCGGCAGGATGGTGGAGCGACGCGACCAGGTCTTGATCGGGGCAGAGCTGCCGCCGTCCTGAGCCGCTTCGGCTTTTTTGAGAAGATGAAGGTCCACGAACGGACCCTTCCAGACCGAGCGAGCCATGACTTACCTCTTCTTCTTCGCGTGACGCGACCGGATGATCATCTTGTCCGTCTGCTTGTTGTTGCGCGTGCGGGCGCCCTTGGTCGGCTTGCCCCACGGGGTCACCGGGTGGCGACCGCCCGAGGTCCGGCCTTCACCACCGCCGTGCGGGTGATCGACCGGGTTCTTGGCGACACCGCGCGTCAGCGGCTTGACGCCCATCCACCGGCGACGACCGGCCTTCGCCAGCGTCTGGTTGGTGTTGTCGGGGTTCGAAACCGCGCCGACGGTGCCCATGCACTCGCCGCGAATATAGCGCTGCTCGCCCGAGCCGAGACGCACGATGACGAGGCCCCGGTCGCGACCGACAACCTGTGCATAAGCGCCAGCCGAACGGGCGATCTGACCGCCCTTGCCCGGCTTCATCTCGATATTGTGGACGATCGTACCGACCGGCATCTGCGCCAGCTGCATCGCGTTACCCGGCTTCACGTCGGTCTTCTTGTCCGCGACAACCGTGTCGCCGACCGCCAGACGCTGCGGCGCCAGAATATAGGCGACTTCGCCGTCCTGATATTTGATCAGCGCGATGAAAGCCGTGCGGTTGGGGTCATATTCCAGCCGCTCGACCGTCGCGGGAACGCCCCATTTGCGACGCTTGAAATCGACGATGCGATAACGCTGCTTGTGGCCGCCACCGATGCCGCGCGAGGTTACATGCCCCTTGTTGTTGCGGCCGCCGCTCTTCGTCTTGCCTTCGGTCAGCGCCTTGACGGGCTTGCCCTTCCAAAGGTTCGAACGGTCGATCAGAATCAGGCCGCGCTGGCCGGGGCTGGTCGGATTATAGGATTTAAGTGCCATTTTCCTTGCCTTTCCCTACAATCAGACGCCGGTGGTGACGTCGATCGACTGGCCTTCGGCCAGACGAACAATCGCCTTCTTCACGTCGCTGCGGGTATAGGGCTTGCCCTTCCAGCGCTTGGTCTTGCCCTTGGTCACAAGCGTATTCACGCCCACAACCTTGACATCGAACAGCGCCTCGACGGCAGCCTTGATGGCGGGCTTGGTCGCATCATTTGCAACCTTGAACACCACCGCGTTATTTTCGCTGAGCAGGGTCGATTTTTCGGTGATCACCGGAGCGAGGATCACGTCATAATGCCGTGCATCGACTGTTTTTGCCTTAGCCATTGAAGCGTGCCTCCAGCTTTTCGACAGCCGCGCGGGTCAGCACCAGCGTGTCGGCGCGCATGATGTCATAGACGTTGGCGCCGACCGCCGGCATCGCGTCGATGCCGATCAGATTGGCCGATGCCTGGGCGAAGCTTTCATGCACCGCATCGCCGTCGATGAAGAGGGCGCGATTGCCAAGATCGAGCTTGCCGAGCTTGCCGGCCAGCGCCTTGGTCTTCGCATCCTTGAGCTCCAGCGTGTCGAGAACGACGAGCTTGCCGCCCTTCGCCTTGTCGCTGAGCGCCATTTTGAGACCGAGCGCGCGAATCTTCTTGTTCAGCGAGTGGCCGAAAGTGCGGGCTCGGGGACCATGCGCCTTGCCACCGCCGATGAAGATCGGCGCCTTGCGGTCGCCGTGACGCGCGGTACCGCCGCCCTTCTGACGACCGAACTTCTTGCCGGTACGGGCAACATCGCTGCGTTCACGCGCAGCGCGCGCCGGACCGCGGCGCTTTTCCAGCTGCCATGCAACGACGCGGTGCAGGATGTCGGCACGGGCGTCGACACCAAAGACTTCGTCATTGAGGTCGATGTCGCTGCCGGCCTTGCCGTCGAGGGTTTGAACCTTGACCTTCATGATCAGGACTCCTGCGCGCCGTCGGTGGTCGCTGCATCGACCGCGGCATCAGCCGGGGTATCCGCAGGCGCATCCGCCGGGGCTTCTTGATTGGCGTTCGCCGCCGTCTTGACACCCGCCGGATAAGGGGCATCGGGATGACGCGGCAGCTTCACCGCATCGCGAACCAGCAGCCAGCCACCCTTCGAACCAGGGACCGAACCCTTGACGAAGAGAAGACCGCGCTCAGCATCGGTGCGGACGATTTCGAGATTCTGTTGCGTGCGATTGCGCGCACCCATGTGGCCCGCCATCTTCTTGTTCTTGAAGACGCGGCCCGGATCCTGACGGTTACCGGTCGAACCATGGGCACGGTGGCTGATCGAAACACCGTGGCTGGCGCGCATACCGCCGAAGCCCCAGCGCTTCATCGCACCGGCAAAGCCCTTACCCTGGGTCACGCCCTGGATATCGACAACCTGGCCAGCGACAAAATGGTCCGCCGACAATTCCGCGCCGACATCGAGCGTCGCATCGTCAGCGACACGGAATTCGACGAGCTTTGCCTTGGGCTCCACTTCGGCCTTGCCATAGGCGCCGCGCTGCGGCTTGGCGACGTTCTTCGCCTTTGCCGATCCAGCACCCAGTTGAACGGCCACATAGCCGTCACGTTCTTTATCGCGCACGGAGACAACCTGACAGCCTTCGAGGCTCAGGACCGTGACGGGCACATGGCGGCCGTCGTCCTGAAACAGGCGGGTCATCCCCATTTTCTTCGCGATCACGCCAGTCCGCATGATCATACTCCTCAACAGAGGCCGAACGGACCATTCCGCCCGGCGTGCGGGACCCCGTCAGCATTTGCCGACAGAAACCCTCCCAACCCGATTTTCATGCATCGCCCCGTCCGGGCTGAGGTGCCGCCACCTCTGAAGTTGACGGCGAGACGGGGGACGCAGCCCGGATAAATCCGGCGGTATCCACCTCTAGGTCGTCGCCCCGCCAAAGCGGGAACCGCAGGCAATTAGCGCCTGGACGATAGAGACCCCCGCCTTCGCGGGGGCTGCGTTGGCTTACGCCAACTTGATCTCGACATTCACGCCCGCGGCAAGATCGAGCTTCATCAGCGCGTCGACCGTTTGCGGGGTGGGCTGCACAATGTCCAGCAGCCGCTTGTGGGTGCGAAC
This window harbors:
- the rplP gene encoding 50S ribosomal protein L16; the encoded protein is MLQPKKTKFRKAFKGRIHGNAKGGTDLNFGSYGLKAMEPERITARQIEAARRAITRAIKRQGRLWIRVFPDVPVSSKPAEVRMGKGKGSPEYWAARVKPGRILFELDGVPGAVAALAFERAAMKLPIKTKVVARLGDTSHLEG
- a CDS encoding 50S ribosomal protein L23 codes for the protein MAKAKTVDARHYDVILAPVITEKSTLLSENNAVVFKVANDATKPAIKAAVEALFDVKVVGVNTLVTKGKTKRWKGKPYTRSDVKKAIVRLAEGQSIDVTTGV
- the rplC gene encoding 50S ribosomal protein L3, with protein sequence MRTGVIAKKMGMTRLFQDDGRHVPVTVLSLEGCQVVSVRDKERDGYVAVQLGAGSAKAKNVAKPQRGAYGKAEVEPKAKLVEFRVADDATLDVGAELSADHFVAGQVVDIQGVTQGKGFAGAMKRWGFGGMRASHGVSISHRAHGSTGNRQDPGRVFKNKKMAGHMGARNRTQQNLEIVRTDAERGLLFVKGSVPGSKGGWLLVRDAVKLPRHPDAPYPAGVKTAANANQEAPADAPADTPADAAVDAATTDGAQES
- the rplV gene encoding 50S ribosomal protein L22, whose amino-acid sequence is MGKAKSPRRVADNEALSVGTQIRGSAQKLNLVAALIRGRKVEDAMNVLAFSKKAMAVDVRKVLASAVANAENNHNLDVDALVVKEASVGKSISMKRWHARGRGKSTRIVKPFSRIRIVVREQEEEA
- the rplX gene encoding 50S ribosomal protein L24, translated to MMASKIKKGDTVVILSGKDKGKTGEVTQNLPKEGKVVVAGVNIITRHNKPTQTNPQGGLERKEAPLHVSKVAIADPKDGKPTRVRFETKDGKKVRVAVKSGETISG
- the rpsC gene encoding 30S ribosomal protein S3; translation: MGQKSNPIGLRLQVNRTWDSRWFAEGQDYGRMLVEDLKIRKFIFKTLPQAAISKVVIERPAKLCRVSIYAARPGVIIGKKGADIEKLRKKLGAMTGSDVSLNIVEIRKPEVDAKLVAQGIADQLERRVAFRRAMKRAVQSAMRLGAEGIRINCAGRLGGAEIARTEWYREGRVPLHTLRANVDYAEAEAHTAYGVCGMKVWIFKGEILGHDPMATDRLMLDAQTSGVRPARDDRR
- the rpsS gene encoding 30S ribosomal protein S19, which translates into the protein MARSVWKGPFVDLHLLKKAEAAQDGGSSAPIKTWSRRSTILPQFVGLTFNVYNGRKFVPVSVNEDMVGMKLGEFAPTRFFPGHAADKKGKR
- the rplD gene encoding 50S ribosomal protein L4, translated to MKVKVQTLDGKAGSDIDLNDEVFGVDARADILHRVVAWQLEKRRGPARAARERSDVARTGKKFGRQKGGGTARHGDRKAPIFIGGGKAHGPRARTFGHSLNKKIRALGLKMALSDKAKGGKLVVLDTLELKDAKTKALAGKLGKLDLGNRALFIDGDAVHESFAQASANLIGIDAMPAVGANVYDIMRADTLVLTRAAVEKLEARFNG
- the rplE gene encoding 50S ribosomal protein L5, translated to MADKYTPRMKSLYDDKIIKAMTEKFGYKNAMEVPRIEKITLNMGVGEATQDKKKVETAAAEMELIAGQKPVVTRAKKSIAQFKLREGMPIGCKVTLRRERMYEFLDRLITIAMPRIRDFRGVSAKSFDGRGNYAMGLKEQIIFPEISYDRVDTVRGMDVIVTTTARTDEEARELLKLFGFPFPIEAEEKAAA
- the rpmC gene encoding 50S ribosomal protein L29 — translated: MSKTEDFKTKTDDQLAEQLGELKREAFNLRFQAATGQLEKASRVKEVRRAIARIKTQQTERVRSAAK
- the rplB gene encoding 50S ribosomal protein L2 yields the protein MALKSYNPTSPGQRGLILIDRSNLWKGKPVKALTEGKTKSGGRNNKGHVTSRGIGGGHKQRYRIVDFKRRKWGVPATVERLEYDPNRTAFIALIKYQDGEVAYILAPQRLAVGDTVVADKKTDVKPGNAMQLAQMPVGTIVHNIEMKPGKGGQIARSAGAYAQVVGRDRGLVIVRLGSGEQRYIRGECMGTVGAVSNPDNTNQTLAKAGRRRWMGVKPLTRGVAKNPVDHPHGGGEGRTSGGRHPVTPWGKPTKGARTRNNKQTDKMIIRSRHAKKKR
- the rplN gene encoding 50S ribosomal protein L14; the encoded protein is MIQMQSQLEVADNSGAKRVQCIKVLGGSKRRVAGVGDVIVVSIKEAQPRGKVKKGDVHRAVIVRTAKDVRRADGSVIRFDSNAAVLVNKNEEPIGTRIFGPVVRELRGKGYMKIISLAPEVL
- the rpsQ gene encoding 30S ribosomal protein S17; this translates as MPKRILTGTVVSDKGDKTVVVKVERKVKHPLYGKIIRRSKKYHAHDEDNAVKAGETVRIEETRPISKLKTWKVLDKVETSSKAKAAEA